The sequence below is a genomic window from Cryptosporidium parvum Iowa II chromosome 6, whole genome shotgun sequence.
CTTATATTCTTATCACAAATGAAAACAACCATAGGAAGAGTTATATTTCTGGCAATCTGTTCTCGTCTATTGTGTATTTTCATTTCATTCTTGACAAATGATTTGTTTTCTACCATAAGAAATACAGGAATCCTTCATTTATACTTAGACAATAACCAAAATTCACAAAATACTGTCACTTGGAAGCTATTTAAATCCTTTATTAATTGGGATggagaatattatttaagaatatCATACTATAATGATTATGAATATGAACATCAACATGCTTTTTTACCTCTATATCCTATATTAGTTAAtcaaatttcaaagattGTTTCTGgtattaataaaacaaGTATTTTAGTTAATATGATTGTTGGAACaattattagtaatttGGCATTTGTATTAGCTTCTGTTGGTCTATATCTATTTCAATgtgaattattttataagatgaaaataaaaaatgttGTTTTTCCAGGTATATCTactcttttctttcttttcccAAGCTCAAacattttcaattcttcTATGTATACTGAAAGTTTATATTCttgttttaatttttggGGAGCATTTCTAATTCTTAAAGCCGAGTCCAATTCTCATAAGTTTGGtttcttttcaattaagaattttatatatttaattttatcagTACTTTGTATGTCAGTAACATGTGGAATAAGATCTAATGGAATCTTAAATTCTATTCCActctttttctattttgTATCAACTAGTCCAAGcattaaaaatatcttaAAATTCATATTACATTGGTCTATTGCCTTTATTATGTTCATTTCTActatttttccttttttgGCTTATCTAATATATTCTTATTTTAGATATTGTGTATATATTTCAGAATCTCGTCCTTGGTGTAAATCTTTAATcccaaatatttattcttttgtTCAAGATGAATACTGGAGTAATGGTATATTTAACTATTGgagaattgaaaaatttgataaatttattcttattattcCTTTTATACTTGTAACAATTTACTCtataaaaattttctttattaaaagatcaaaaaaagataaaaataatgtattttctattatttatcaaatactTGATCATTTTCAACATTGTTATTCAGtttttggatatttttttcaaatttactTTCTTCTTATTTCCATTCTACTTTATGGTTATGTTGAAGTAATTATCAGATTATTTAACTGTATTCCATTATACTTTACTCTTATGggttatttttttcaaaatcaaaatccAAAACTTTCCAatcttcttttaatttaccAAATATTTACCTTTATTTTTGGTAGTATTTGGTTTCCAAACTTTCTTCCCTGGACttaattttgtttaaattcatattaatctttaaaaaaatacattTATAAGGTATAAAGGACAAATTTTTCTATTGTTTTTTCttctcaaaaaaaaaaaaaatttgtatggatcttgaaatattttctgcATATACCGGTGTTAAGGTATCTAACATGCAAATGGCGCCAAACTTTTTATAGcctttgaaaaattaataaaaaagaaaaaaaaaattttaagaaaataaatcttgatatctaatattcaatattgaacTAGATGTCTAGTAAACAGATTAAACTTTCTTCTAATGTTTCTGCTGTAAGTTTCTATTTTGAgtaaaaaatattagtattgattaattaatttaatttaattgttttctttaaattttctaTAGTTGAGATTTATTCAAGCAGCTCAAACTAAAGTAAAACATGAGGAACTAAAGAagaaacaagaaaaaaCACTTGGATGGTACTTACCAGGTTTTGAAGAGACAAAAACTAGAGGATCAGAACTtgcaaataaaaatctTCAACTTGAAAATATGTATATTTTAACTAGAAAATCCTTTAATTCTTATAATCAATTAGTAGAGAAACAAAATTCGAATATAATTTCAAGAAGAAAACATTATGAAAGAGttaaagatgaagaaagagaagaaaagaTTATACAAAATATGTTTAAAAAACATCAAAAATAGGTGTATAAATTGGTTGATAACAATATTACtactattaattaatcGATAGGATCATTAATTATCTTATTTAAGTTTATAAGGGTTGAATATGGAGagtttatttattaattcctttAAAGTTAGGTTAATCTAATCTCATCCTTGAGTGATTTTACGTTTTAATGAGTTTGCTAAATCTCTCAAAGTacatatattatttgaatagtAGTTATCTTGTTGATTAGATGTAGAAGAAGAATACTGATTCATTTGATTAGAACTACTATTAACTGATAAAAGACTTGAAAGAAGTGTTCCTGCTGATGAAAACATGTCATTATTTATAAGAAATTCCATCTTTGAATCagattttattgatttattatgaCAATATTGTGCTATTTTGTGCATTTGTCCTTGATTTGGGAGAAGACTTGTTAATACAGAAATTTCCTCATCTTTTTCTTGACTTTGGTCAATTTCAGAATTATTACcataattttgattaatttctgAACTTAATACCAGCATTccaatcaaataatatcttgaaattggtaatattaatgaactAGATTTCTTATTAGATGTATTTCCACTGAAAAATAGTCTATTAGAATCTTCATCAGTAATGTTACATGGGAATATCCATAGTTTTACATCTCCTATAAgattattcttttcaaccatctcaaattcaaagatttcataatcttcaaaattataattatagtGGAATATACGACTAAATATCTTACTCTTACAAAATCTCAAATGATGAGACCAGTTTGAGGAGATTAAAACCACAACTGAGTTATTTCCTAATGCTTTTCCTACTAAATCCATTGAATGTTTTACTCCATTATACCTTAAATCCAAGCAACCActcatttcttttattatattatcaTTTCTCTTAGTAAATTGATTACTTATTTGGTAAATTCCTATTTCTAGAATATCCTCATCTCCAGTTTCTTGATCTCTTCCAAAACTTAACCATCCTAACCATGTAAATTTCAACTCACTCTTAATTCCTTCATGGCTTTTTAATCTCTCAGAATGAACAATACTCCCTCTTCCTTCTTCTCCTTCTCCTTCTGcttctttctcttctttcttcttctcttcctcctcttttTCTTCCCTCCCATCCATTACTTTCCTTCCATCCATATTAGTAACTATTTCTGAATTCATTTCAatctttctctttttaGCATCCTCAGCTTTagaattcttcatttttagCCTGACTGAGACTTGAGATTTATCAATACTATCCTCAAGTACATTCTCTACTTCTTTTCCTGCACCTCTTCCTCCTATTCCTTCTTTTCCTGCTCCTGctcttctttctctttctcctcctcctctttctcctcctcctcctctttCTCCTTCTCTTTctcctcttcctcctcttcctcCTGCTCCTTCTCTTTCTGCTTCTTCTCTCCTCTCATCTTTAACCCGTTTCTTCCTGGTACTCTTACTCACCTTATT
It includes:
- a CDS encoding multi-pass transmembrane protein encodes the protein MKTTIGRVIFLAICSRLLCIFISFLTNDLFSTIRNTGILHLYLDNNQNSQNTVTWKLFKSFINWDGEYYLRISYYNDYEYEHQHAFLPLYPILVNQISKIVSGINKTSILVNMIVGTIISNLAFVLASVGLYLFQCELFYKMKIKNVVFPGISTLFFLFPSSNIFNSSMYTESLYSCFNFWGAFLILKAESNSHKFGFFSIKNFIYLILSVLCMSVTCGIRSNGILNSIPLFFYFVSTSPSIKNILKFILHWSIAFIMFISTIFPFLAYLIYSYFRYCVYISESRPWCKSLIPNIYSFVQDEYWSNGIFNYWRIEKFDKFILIIPFILVTIYSIKIFFIKRSKKDKNNVFSIIYQILDHFQHCYSVFGYFFQIYFLLISILLYGYVEVIIRLFNCIPLYFTLMGYFFQNQNPKLSNLLLIYQIFTFIFGSIWFPNFLPWT